The Meles meles chromosome 12, mMelMel3.1 paternal haplotype, whole genome shotgun sequence genome includes a window with the following:
- the MC4R gene encoding melanocortin receptor 4 — translation MNSTVHHGMHTSLHFWNRSTYGQHANASESLGKGYSDGGCYEQLFVSPEVFVTLGVISLLENILVIVAIAKNKNLHSPMYFFICSLAVADMLVSVSNGSETIVITLLNSTDTDAQSFTVNIDNVIDSVICSSLLASICSLLSIAVDRYFTIFYALQYHNIMTVRRVGIIISCIWAACTVSGILFIIYSDSSAVIICLITMFFTMLALMASLYVHMFLMARLHIKRIAVLPGTGAIRQGANMKGAITLTILIGVFVVCWAPFFLHLIFYISCPQNPYCVCFMSHFNLYLILIMCNSIIDPLIYALRSQELRKTFKEIVCCYPLGGLCDLSSRY, via the coding sequence ATGAACTCCACCGTCCACCACGGCATGCACACTTCTCTCCACTTCTGGAACCGCAGCACCTACGGACAGCACGCCAACGCAAGTGAGTCCCTCGGCAAAGGCTACTCTGATGGAGGATGCTATGAGCAACTTTTTGTCTCTCCAGAGGTGTTTGTGACTCTGGGGGTCATAAGCTTGTTGGAGAATATTCTGGTGATCGTGGCAATAGCCAAGAACAAGAATCTGCATTCACCCATGTACTTTTTCATCTGTAGCCTGGCTGTGGCTGATATGTTGGTGAGCGTCTCCAACGGCTCAGAAACCATTGTCATCACCCTGTTAAACAGCACTGATACGGACGCACAGAGTTTCACCGTGAATATTGATAATGTCATTGACTCGGTGATCTGTAGCTCCTTGCTTGCATCGATTTGCAGCCTGCTTTCCATTGCTGTGGACAGGTACTTTACCATCTTTTATGCTCTCCAGTACCATAACATCATGACGGTTAGGCGGGTTGGGATCATCATAAGTTGTATCTGGGCAGCCTGCACGGTCTCGGGCATTCTATTCATCATCTACTCGGACAGCAGCGCTGTTATCATCTGTCTCATCACCATGTTCTTCACCATGTTGGCTCTCATGGCTTCTCTCTATGTCCACATGTTCCTCATGGCCAGACTGCACATTAAGAGAATTGCGGTCCTCCCAGGCACTGGCGCCATCCGCCAAGGGGCCAACATGAAGGGTGCAATCACCTTGACCATACTGATTGGAGTCTTTGTTGTCTGCTGGGCCCCCTTCTTCCTCCACTTAATATTCTACATCTCTTGTCCTCAGAACCCATACTGTGTGTGTTTCATGTCTCACTTTAACTTGTATCTCATCCTGATCATGTGTAATTCCATCATCGACCCTCTAATTTATGCACTCCGGAGCCAAGAACTGAGGAAAACCTTCAAAGAGATCGTCTGCTGCTATCCCCTAGGCGGGCTTTGTGATTTGTCTAGCAGATATTAA